One Tamlana carrageenivorans genomic region harbors:
- a CDS encoding rhodanese-like domain-containing protein, with the protein MKLPIIFFVGFFSCLPLYGQKTLEKLLEKYHQNTIPYLYVDSLAKHYNKFVLLDSRTPKEYQVSHLENAIFIGYHSFSLDSVIQKIPDKDTELVVYCSLGMRSEKIANKLKQAGYIHVNNLYGGIFQWKNNNLPVYNNQNKKTDSIHAFSKSWSKWLKNGIKVYE; encoded by the coding sequence ATGAAATTACCCATCATTTTTTTCGTAGGTTTTTTTAGCTGCTTACCTCTTTATGGTCAAAAAACCCTAGAAAAACTTTTAGAGAAATACCATCAAAACACCATCCCGTATTTATATGTTGATTCGCTTGCCAAGCATTACAATAAGTTTGTGCTTTTAGATTCCAGAACACCAAAAGAGTACCAAGTTAGCCACCTTGAAAACGCTATATTTATTGGCTATCATTCTTTTAGTCTAGATTCTGTGATACAAAAAATCCCAGACAAAGACACAGAATTAGTAGTATATTGCTCTTTAGGAATGCGTTCGGAAAAAATAGCCAACAAGCTTAAACAGGCCGGATACATTCATGTCAATAATCTTTACGGCGGTATTTTTCAGTGGAAAAACAACAACTTGCCAGTATATAATAACCAAAATAAAAAAACCGATAGCATTCATGCGTTTTCAAAATCATGGAGCAAATGGTTAAAAAATGGCATTAAAGTTTATGAATAA
- a CDS encoding anhydro-N-acetylmuramic acid kinase, with product MLKKQYHIIGVMSGTSLDGIDLVELQFKLDKTWQFQIINAETMAYTEAWKTQLTELVSLSKKALDNLDVAYTKYLADVIKSFIQKHNIQDIDAVCSHGHTALHQPSKKLTFQIGNLPEMAKILNEKVVCDFRVQDVELGGQGAPLVPIGDQLLFPEYDFCLNLGGFANISTVIHDKRIAYDICPMNIVLNYYVKPLGLAYDDGGKIASEGEVDVQLLDDLGELDFYKKSFPKSLGFEWVKDVVFPLIDAYQLNVKNTLRTFVEHIAIQVATELKALNDASVLVTGGGAYHNFLLHRIEYYVDSELIVPSKEVIDFKEALIFGFLGVLKLRNEVNCLQSVTGSSKNHSSGKIFLP from the coding sequence ATGTTAAAGAAACAATACCATATTATTGGCGTGATGTCTGGAACTTCACTAGACGGAATAGATCTGGTTGAGCTGCAATTTAAATTAGATAAGACATGGCAATTTCAAATTATTAATGCCGAAACTATGGCTTATACCGAGGCATGGAAAACCCAGTTGACCGAATTGGTGTCGCTTTCAAAAAAAGCCTTGGATAACCTTGATGTCGCCTATACCAAATATCTTGCTGATGTTATTAAAAGCTTCATTCAAAAACATAATATCCAAGATATTGACGCGGTTTGTTCGCATGGGCATACAGCATTACATCAGCCTTCAAAAAAGTTGACCTTCCAAATAGGGAATCTGCCCGAAATGGCTAAAATACTTAATGAAAAAGTGGTGTGTGATTTTAGAGTTCAGGATGTGGAACTAGGCGGACAAGGAGCGCCCTTAGTACCTATCGGTGATCAACTTTTATTTCCAGAATATGATTTTTGTCTCAATTTAGGAGGCTTTGCCAATATTTCTACGGTAATACATGATAAGCGAATCGCCTACGATATTTGTCCTATGAATATCGTACTGAATTATTATGTTAAGCCCCTTGGTTTAGCGTATGACGATGGCGGGAAAATCGCATCAGAAGGAGAGGTTGACGTCCAATTACTTGACGATTTAGGTGAGTTAGATTTTTATAAAAAGTCATTTCCTAAGTCTTTAGGATTTGAGTGGGTTAAAGACGTTGTTTTCCCGCTTATTGATGCTTATCAGTTAAATGTTAAAAATACTCTAAGAACCTTTGTTGAGCATATCGCTATTCAGGTAGCTACAGAGCTTAAAGCTTTAAACGACGCTTCGGTTTTAGTTACTGGTGGCGGTGCTTATCATAATTTTCTGTTGCATAGAATTGAGTATTACGTAGATAGTGAACTGATTGTTCCTTCCAAAGAGGTTATTGATTTTAAAGAGGCGCTTATTTTTGGTTTTCTTGGTGTTCTAAAGCTAAGAAATGAAGTGAATTGTTTACAAAGTGTAACAGGTTCGTCTAAAAATCATAGTTCTGGAAAAATTTTTCTTCCCTAA
- a CDS encoding ExbD/TolR family protein: protein MNLRGRNKVTPEFNMSSMTDIVFLLLIFFMIASTLVTTNAIDILLPKASGKTENKKSVAVSIKKDLTYYIDQKRVGESVLENELLAALSSAEKPTIILRAEKSVPVENVVKVMDIANRNKFKVILAVKPK from the coding sequence ATGAATCTTAGAGGAAGAAATAAAGTAACGCCAGAATTCAATATGTCGTCTATGACGGATATTGTATTTTTACTACTTATCTTTTTTATGATTGCTTCTACTTTAGTAACCACCAATGCTATTGATATATTATTGCCTAAGGCTAGTGGAAAAACTGAAAATAAAAAATCTGTAGCGGTAAGCATTAAAAAAGATTTAACGTATTACATCGATCAAAAACGTGTTGGCGAAAGTGTATTAGAAAATGAGCTGCTTGCAGCTTTATCTTCTGCAGAAAAACCAACCATTATTTTACGAGCAGAAAAATCGGTGCCCGTTGAAAATGTTGTAAAGGTTATGGATATAGCCAATAGAAATAAATTTAAAGTCATTTTAGCTGTTAAGCCTAAATAA
- a CDS encoding acyl-CoA dehydrogenase family protein has product MNFTLSEEHLMIRDAARDFAQNELLPGVIERDNNQHFPDALVKKMGELGFLGIMVNPKYGGSGMDAISYVLIMEELSKIDASASVIVSVNNSLVCYGIECYGTEAQKQKYLTKLATGEFIGAFCLSEPEAGSDATSQKTTAIDKGDHYLLNGTKNWITSGGRADVYLVIAQSDKEKSSHGINVFIVEKGAEGFHVGPKEDKLGIRGSDTHTLQFNDVKVPKENRIGPNGSGFRFAMKTLSGGRIGIAAQALGIAAGAYELALKYSKERKTFGVEICNHQAIAFKLADMATEIEAARNLVMKAAWEKDQGMNYDFSSAMAKLYASKVAMTQTVEAVQIHGGNGFVKEYHVERLMRDAKITQIYEGTSEIQKIIISRSITRD; this is encoded by the coding sequence ATGAATTTTACACTCTCAGAAGAACACCTCATGATTCGCGATGCCGCTCGCGATTTTGCTCAAAACGAATTACTCCCTGGCGTAATTGAAAGAGACAATAACCAACATTTTCCAGATGCATTGGTCAAAAAAATGGGGGAACTTGGTTTTCTAGGCATTATGGTGAACCCAAAGTATGGTGGAAGCGGTATGGATGCCATTTCCTACGTGCTTATTATGGAAGAACTCTCTAAAATAGACGCATCAGCATCCGTAATTGTTTCGGTTAACAATTCTTTAGTATGCTATGGTATTGAATGTTATGGCACAGAAGCACAAAAACAGAAATACTTAACCAAACTGGCTACAGGTGAATTTATTGGTGCATTTTGTTTAAGCGAACCCGAAGCTGGAAGTGATGCCACCTCACAAAAAACTACGGCTATAGACAAGGGCGATCATTACCTGCTTAACGGAACAAAAAACTGGATTACAAGCGGTGGACGTGCCGATGTATATTTAGTCATAGCACAATCTGATAAAGAAAAGAGCTCCCATGGCATCAATGTTTTTATTGTTGAAAAAGGCGCTGAAGGATTTCACGTTGGTCCTAAAGAAGATAAGCTAGGTATCCGCGGAAGCGACACACACACCCTACAGTTTAATGATGTTAAAGTTCCGAAAGAAAACCGAATTGGCCCGAATGGCTCGGGATTTCGCTTTGCGATGAAAACACTCTCGGGAGGACGTATAGGCATTGCAGCTCAAGCCCTTGGTATTGCTGCTGGCGCTTATGAACTCGCACTAAAGTATTCGAAAGAACGCAAAACTTTTGGTGTTGAAATTTGCAATCATCAAGCCATCGCCTTTAAGCTTGCTGATATGGCTACCGAAATTGAAGCCGCCAGAAACCTCGTTATGAAAGCTGCCTGGGAAAAAGATCAGGGTATGAATTACGATTTTTCGAGTGCCATGGCCAAGCTTTACGCCTCAAAAGTAGCTATGACGCAAACCGTAGAAGCTGTCCAAATTCACGGCGGTAATGGTTTTGTTAAAGAATACCATGTGGAACGCCTAATGCGTGATGCAAAAATCACTCAGATTTACGAAGGCACTTCAGAAATTCAAAAAATCATCATTTCAAGAAGTATAACACGAGATTAG
- the nhaD gene encoding sodium:proton antiporter NhaD, with product MEAAIILVFVLGYLAITMEHSIKIDKLIPALVMMAICWALVALGLDLFPNWFDSSTHTLIDAFSSFPLEEKKHLMEETLLHHLGKTAEILVFLLGAMTIVEIIDYFDGFSTIKGFITTKKKTKILWIFSILAFILSAIIDNLTATIVLISILQKIVKDKEVRLYYAGLIIIAANAGGAWSPIGDVTTTMLWIGNKVTTGHLVGYLFVPSLMCMAVPTFIASFLPVFKGELQSDEGVDPKPSRLSSIMLYLGLGAIVFVPIFKTVTHLPPYVGMMLSLAIVAVFAEIYSKSKFSITDIDHAESESEAHHSPVHHSLSKIELPSILFFLGILMAVAALESLGILFGFAGGLQEIMPMIGTEIHDGEGVSDLVVLLLGAGSAVIDNVPLVAASLGMFHEATDNELWHFIAFAAGTGGSMLVIGSAAGVVAMGMEKIDFFWYLKKMSWLALIGFLVGSAVFMVTRTLF from the coding sequence ATGGAAGCAGCAATTATTTTAGTATTTGTATTGGGTTATTTAGCCATTACAATGGAACATAGTATAAAGATTGATAAATTAATCCCGGCTTTGGTCATGATGGCTATTTGTTGGGCATTGGTTGCTTTAGGTTTAGATTTGTTTCCTAACTGGTTTGATTCTTCTACACATACTTTAATAGATGCTTTTAGTAGTTTTCCTCTAGAGGAGAAAAAACATCTTATGGAGGAAACCTTATTGCATCATTTGGGTAAAACAGCCGAAATTTTAGTATTTCTTTTAGGAGCTATGACCATTGTTGAAATTATCGATTATTTTGATGGTTTCTCCACAATTAAAGGGTTTATAACCACCAAGAAAAAGACTAAAATATTATGGATATTTTCAATCTTAGCTTTTATTTTATCTGCGATTATTGATAACCTTACAGCAACTATTGTACTGATTTCTATCCTTCAAAAAATTGTTAAAGATAAAGAGGTACGTTTGTATTATGCTGGTTTAATTATTATTGCCGCTAATGCTGGTGGAGCATGGTCTCCAATTGGTGATGTGACAACAACCATGCTATGGATAGGAAACAAAGTGACTACAGGGCATTTAGTAGGTTATTTATTCGTGCCATCGTTAATGTGTATGGCTGTGCCTACGTTTATTGCTTCTTTTTTACCTGTGTTTAAAGGAGAGCTGCAATCGGATGAAGGGGTAGATCCAAAACCTTCAAGATTAAGTAGTATCATGCTATATTTAGGATTAGGAGCTATTGTTTTTGTGCCAATTTTTAAAACGGTAACGCATTTGCCTCCTTATGTTGGAATGATGTTGTCATTAGCCATAGTAGCGGTTTTTGCAGAAATATATAGTAAGTCTAAGTTTAGTATTACCGATATAGATCATGCCGAAAGTGAATCGGAGGCACACCATAGTCCGGTGCACCATTCGTTATCAAAAATAGAGTTGCCAAGTATCTTATTCTTCTTGGGTATTTTAATGGCCGTAGCAGCGTTAGAGTCGCTCGGGATTTTATTTGGTTTTGCCGGTGGATTACAAGAAATAATGCCTATGATTGGTACCGAAATTCATGATGGTGAGGGCGTTTCAGATTTAGTGGTTCTTTTGCTAGGTGCAGGATCGGCGGTTATTGATAACGTACCATTAGTAGCAGCAAGTTTAGGGATGTTTCATGAAGCTACCGATAACGAACTTTGGCACTTTATTGCATTTGCAGCAGGAACCGGTGGTAGTATGTTAGTTATTGGTTCGGCAGCAGGCGTTGTTGCTATGGGAATGGAGAAAATTGATTTCTTTTGGTATTTAAAAAAGATGTCATGGTTAGCCCTAATCGGTTTCTTAGTGGGATCTGCAGTGTTTATGGTAACCAGAACCTTATTCTAA
- a CDS encoding MotA/TolQ/ExbB proton channel family protein — MLNILLQETPGGVDAIPEGESVEKTLSIIELIASGGVAGQVIIAILFLLLVAAIYIYFERIFAIKAASTIDANFMNQIKDHVSHGKIESAQQLCSQVNSPVSRLIGKGISRIGKPLADINTAIENAGRLEIYGLEKNVSVLATISGAAPMIGFLGTVVGMILAIFELANAGGSIQMDVLASGLYTAMTTTVAGLIVGIVAYMAYNHLVVKTDKVVYQMEAHSLEFLDHLNEPT; from the coding sequence ATGCTGAATATTTTATTACAAGAAACACCAGGTGGTGTTGATGCGATTCCAGAGGGAGAATCGGTAGAAAAAACACTTTCAATTATTGAATTAATTGCTAGCGGAGGCGTAGCGGGACAGGTAATTATTGCCATTTTGTTCTTATTGCTGGTAGCTGCTATTTACATTTATTTCGAACGTATTTTTGCTATAAAAGCGGCATCGACTATAGATGCTAATTTTATGAATCAAATTAAAGACCATGTGAGTCATGGTAAAATTGAATCGGCCCAACAATTATGTAGTCAAGTTAACTCGCCAGTGTCTCGATTAATCGGAAAAGGGATCTCGAGAATTGGTAAGCCTCTGGCCGATATTAATACGGCAATAGAAAATGCAGGACGTTTAGAAATTTACGGACTAGAAAAAAACGTTAGTGTGCTAGCCACCATTTCTGGAGCTGCACCAATGATTGGTTTTCTTGGTACGGTAGTAGGGATGATTTTGGCGATTTTCGAATTGGCAAACGCAGGAGGAAGTATTCAAATGGATGTTTTAGCTAGTGGTTTATATACGGCCATGACCACTACTGTGGCAGGTCTAATTGTTGGTATTGTCGCCTATATGGCTTATAATCACTTGGTGGTGAAAACCGATAAGGTGGTGTATCAAATGGAAGCCCATTCTTTAGAGTTTTTAGATCACTTAAACGAGCCAACTTAA
- a CDS encoding PEP/pyruvate-binding domain-containing protein: protein MKLPTFQKLTTKLMVLGCLGLSSLVTAQDLPIEKIKSQIEAYKKDVRGPYHRIKWYCDDGTMREPKDPCPDNIGGIQHASLKTEVEKLGNDHHIYFSNILAQNENEAFWDEAHNNSRLKQYQLVKFLQNADDGWIYRRGQFYRGAMQSEDEQNWGLEFYEWLLKSNQRTKGHFLLLKQSLTDIPHSGDTNLAQKMRSESKVLGNEVPSFMKLRIKIHGNPEKRDIASVKDYVSKHSSTLSANQKKEFNTLINTMEDYYKPLDIKDIKNLTNKLSSTHKSKITELLNAYSENASAKDQISALGSVLMYIRKHFDALSSAKDKLYALDISNKIEKTVFQTSQEWQPSHLSDMLEKIDYLSYIAAATGLIEPWEYDKANHNLTLYKDKNHLTIAELNDVLGTSRSIVEWSAGMVKAVYSETVETYSQFEPKAYGFIDDRIRSSIALDLGNSVAILGKYISEKSSIKNEVIGVSKPATIRGLNPGYAYGELVVVEGSIENIDFSKDKIYVFNRPPSGLKPVAGIMTVSEGNLVSHVQLLARNLGVPNAALSQGNLDDLAKYNGKKVFYAVSTKGNVLLKTEKQMTSEEKALFSKVERSTNKITVPVNRIQLDQTDILNMREVDASDSGKLCGPKAANLSQLKHMFPDHVVEGFVIPFGIFRKHLDNPMKGQNMTYWEYLKQTYQECENMKKANKTENEVEAYQFSRLSVLRTAIINMDLNRDFIAQLREHFKKAFNKPIGETPVFLRSDTNMEDLKEFTGAGLNLTLFNVLSEKNIIDGIKQVWASPYMERSLKWRQKYLLNPEYVFPSILVIPGVNVDYSGVVVTTGINAGGKDDLTIAFSKGAGGAVDGQSAETRMVASHSNQLLSPSREPSFLSLPKTGGTKREYTTFEAPILSEKNMQSVRDMVAQVREKMPEQTGSDYRGPYDMEMGFKDDKLWLFQIRPFVENKKASSSEYLKSITPKIDYKQHIDLNSKI, encoded by the coding sequence ATGAAATTACCAACCTTCCAGAAGTTAACAACCAAACTCATGGTATTGGGTTGTCTTGGACTTAGTTCGCTTGTAACTGCTCAGGACTTACCAATTGAAAAAATTAAATCTCAAATTGAAGCTTACAAAAAAGATGTTAGAGGGCCATACCACCGCATAAAATGGTATTGCGACGATGGCACGATGCGCGAACCTAAAGATCCTTGTCCAGATAATATTGGAGGTATTCAACATGCCAGCCTTAAAACTGAAGTTGAAAAACTAGGCAACGATCATCATATATATTTTTCCAATATTCTTGCTCAAAATGAAAACGAAGCCTTTTGGGATGAAGCACACAACAATAGCCGATTAAAGCAATACCAACTTGTAAAATTTTTGCAGAATGCAGATGACGGTTGGATTTACAGACGCGGACAATTTTATCGCGGGGCTATGCAATCGGAAGACGAACAGAATTGGGGCTTGGAGTTTTACGAATGGTTATTAAAAAGCAACCAACGCACCAAAGGACATTTCTTATTATTAAAGCAGTCTTTAACAGATATTCCGCATTCAGGAGACACCAATTTGGCTCAAAAAATGCGTAGCGAATCAAAAGTTCTAGGTAACGAGGTACCTTCGTTTATGAAGCTTAGAATTAAAATTCATGGGAATCCAGAAAAAAGAGATATCGCTTCAGTAAAAGACTATGTATCTAAACACAGTTCGACACTTTCTGCAAACCAAAAAAAGGAGTTCAATACGTTGATAAACACCATGGAGGATTACTACAAACCTCTTGATATCAAGGACATTAAAAACCTAACAAATAAACTTTCTTCAACACATAAATCTAAAATTACGGAGTTATTGAATGCTTACAGCGAAAACGCTTCTGCTAAAGATCAAATTTCTGCATTAGGCTCTGTATTGATGTATATTAGAAAACACTTTGATGCATTAAGTTCAGCCAAAGACAAACTTTATGCCTTAGATATTTCTAATAAAATTGAAAAAACAGTTTTCCAAACTTCACAAGAATGGCAACCAAGCCACCTAAGTGACATGCTTGAAAAAATAGATTACTTAAGCTACATCGCCGCTGCAACTGGACTTATTGAACCTTGGGAATACGACAAAGCCAATCACAATTTAACGTTATACAAAGACAAAAACCACTTAACCATCGCCGAGTTAAATGATGTTTTAGGAACCTCTAGAAGTATTGTAGAATGGAGTGCTGGTATGGTAAAAGCTGTTTATAGTGAAACTGTTGAAACTTACTCGCAGTTTGAGCCTAAAGCTTATGGTTTTATTGATGATAGAATTCGTTCTTCTATAGCCTTAGATTTAGGAAATAGCGTGGCTATTTTAGGTAAATATATCTCTGAAAAATCATCCATTAAAAATGAAGTGATTGGTGTTTCTAAACCTGCTACCATTAGAGGATTAAACCCTGGTTATGCTTATGGTGAATTGGTAGTGGTAGAAGGATCTATTGAAAACATCGACTTTTCTAAAGATAAAATTTATGTATTTAACAGACCGCCTTCAGGCTTAAAACCTGTAGCTGGTATCATGACAGTTTCTGAAGGCAACTTGGTTTCACACGTACAGTTACTTGCAAGAAACCTAGGGGTTCCTAATGCAGCACTTTCGCAGGGTAACCTAGATGATTTAGCTAAATACAATGGTAAAAAAGTATTCTATGCTGTTTCTACAAAAGGGAATGTGCTTTTAAAAACGGAAAAACAAATGACTTCCGAAGAAAAAGCCCTTTTCAGTAAAGTGGAGCGCAGCACTAATAAAATTACAGTTCCTGTAAATCGCATTCAACTAGATCAAACCGATATTTTAAATATGCGCGAGGTGGATGCTTCCGATTCAGGAAAACTTTGCGGACCAAAAGCAGCTAATTTATCACAATTAAAACACATGTTTCCTGATCACGTTGTTGAAGGTTTTGTAATTCCTTTTGGAATTTTCAGAAAACATCTTGACAACCCTATGAAGGGACAAAATATGACCTATTGGGAATATTTAAAACAAACGTATCAAGAATGTGAAAACATGAAAAAGGCTAATAAAACTGAAAATGAAGTGGAAGCTTATCAGTTTAGTCGCCTAAGTGTTTTAAGAACAGCTATTATTAACATGGATTTAAACCGTGATTTTATTGCCCAGTTACGTGAGCATTTCAAAAAAGCCTTCAACAAGCCTATTGGAGAAACTCCTGTTTTTTTACGAAGTGACACCAACATGGAAGACTTAAAAGAGTTTACCGGTGCTGGACTCAACTTAACCTTATTTAATGTCCTTTCTGAAAAGAACATTATTGATGGCATTAAACAAGTTTGGGCATCACCATATATGGAAAGAAGCTTAAAATGGCGTCAAAAATATTTACTTAACCCAGAATATGTTTTCCCTTCAATTCTTGTTATCCCAGGTGTAAACGTAGATTATTCTGGCGTAGTAGTAACAACTGGAATTAATGCTGGTGGTAAAGATGATTTAACCATAGCCTTTAGTAAAGGTGCTGGTGGTGCTGTAGATGGGCAATCGGCAGAAACAAGAATGGTTGCCAGTCATTCGAACCAATTATTATCCCCTTCAAGGGAACCAAGTTTTTTAAGCTTACCAAAAACAGGCGGTACCAAACGTGAATACACCACATTTGAAGCGCCTATCTTATCTGAGAAAAACATGCAGTCTGTAAGAGACATGGTGGCTCAGGTTCGTGAAAAAATGCCTGAACAAACTGGCTCGGACTATAGAGGTCCGTACGATATGGAAATGGGATTCAAAGATGATAAACTTTGGTTATTTCAAATACGACCATTTGTTGAGAATAAAAAAGCATCTAGTTCTGAATACCTAAAATCAATTACACCAAAAATTGATTACAAACAACACATTGATCTCAATTCAAAAATTTAA
- a CDS encoding TIGR04282 family arsenosugar biosynthesis glycosyltransferase: MNKALVIVFVKNVKPGKVKTRLAKTIGNEKAAKIYQALLTITEKATKNIMADVSIQYSETIDNSLWKDAHKTTQQGKDLGDRMKNAFENAFKQGYQPVVLIGSDLPSLTKEHLNNAIEKLKKTEVVFGPAQDGGYYLIGLSQMHNSIFENKPWSQTQLLEVTLEELTQKCIPFSKLETLNDIDTFEDLKPHQHLLKLLYSEK, encoded by the coding sequence ATGAATAAAGCACTCGTTATTGTTTTTGTTAAAAATGTAAAACCAGGAAAAGTTAAAACACGATTAGCCAAAACTATCGGAAATGAGAAGGCTGCTAAGATTTACCAAGCTTTACTAACAATTACAGAAAAGGCCACTAAAAATATTATGGCCGATGTATCAATACAGTATTCTGAAACTATAGATAACAGTCTTTGGAAAGACGCCCACAAAACCACGCAACAGGGCAAAGACTTAGGCGATCGTATGAAAAATGCTTTCGAAAATGCCTTCAAACAGGGTTACCAACCTGTGGTTTTAATTGGTTCGGATTTGCCAAGTTTAACAAAAGAGCACCTTAACAACGCTATAGAAAAACTCAAAAAAACTGAAGTTGTTTTCGGACCCGCTCAAGATGGCGGGTATTACCTTATTGGTTTGAGTCAAATGCATAATAGCATCTTCGAAAACAAACCTTGGAGTCAAACCCAGCTACTTGAAGTAACTTTAGAAGAGCTAACACAAAAATGTATACCGTTCTCAAAACTAGAAACTTTAAACGATATTGACACTTTCGAGGACTTAAAACCGCATCAGCACCTTTTAAAGCTGCTTTATTCAGAAAAGTAA
- a CDS encoding arsenosugar biosynthesis-associated peroxidase-like protein produces the protein MQKSYYDPADLKKFGKISEWNETLGEKFFDYYGKVFEEGALTAREKALIALAVSHTEQCPYCIDAYTKDSLQRGITKEEMMEAVHVGAAIKSGATLVHGVQMMNKVNKLEM, from the coding sequence ATGCAGAAATCATATTACGACCCAGCCGATTTAAAAAAATTTGGTAAAATAAGTGAATGGAATGAAACATTAGGTGAAAAATTTTTCGATTACTACGGAAAAGTTTTTGAAGAAGGCGCGCTTACCGCACGTGAAAAAGCTTTAATCGCTTTAGCCGTTTCTCACACCGAACAATGCCCCTACTGCATCGATGCATACACCAAGGATAGCTTACAGCGCGGCATTACTAAAGAAGAAATGATGGAAGCCGTTCATGTAGGCGCTGCTATTAAAAGCGGAGCGACTTTAGTCCATGGGGTTCAAATGATGAACAAGGTGAATAAATTGGAAATGTAA
- the arsS gene encoding arsenosugar biosynthesis radical SAM (seleno)protein ArsS (Some members of this family are selenoproteins.) yields the protein MPIQSLNKRESALKQSEAQLKILSNGIFQNGELPTFKAKISETQQYPLKAKKLEILQINLGYMCNQVCAHCHVDAGPDRKEIMTRDTMQQCLDVIKKTGAHTLDLTGGAPEMNPNFRWFVEEATKAGIQDFIVRSNLTIIRANKKYHDLPLFFKKHKVHVVSSMPHWTRGKTDKQRGDGVFDKSIQALKDLNAIGYGIPNSELKLDLVYNPSGAFLPGDQASLEKDFKKALKEDFNIEFHHLFAITNLPISRFLDYLVASENYEDYMYALVEAYNPLAVKSVMCTNTISVSWDGVLYDCDFNQMLELPVNSPVKHISDYNENLLEGRHITISQHCYGCTAGAGSSCQGVVT from the coding sequence ATGCCTATACAGTCTTTAAACAAAAGAGAAAGCGCTTTAAAGCAAAGTGAAGCACAGCTTAAGATTCTGTCTAACGGAATTTTCCAAAATGGTGAACTACCTACCTTTAAGGCTAAAATTTCGGAAACACAACAATATCCTCTAAAAGCAAAAAAACTAGAAATTCTACAAATTAATTTAGGCTATATGTGCAACCAAGTTTGCGCACATTGCCATGTTGATGCGGGTCCAGACCGCAAGGAAATCATGACCCGCGACACCATGCAACAGTGTTTGGATGTTATAAAAAAAACGGGGGCTCATACTTTAGATCTTACTGGTGGCGCTCCAGAAATGAATCCGAATTTTAGATGGTTTGTAGAAGAAGCTACCAAAGCAGGCATCCAAGATTTTATTGTGCGTTCCAACCTAACCATTATTCGTGCCAATAAAAAATACCACGACCTGCCTCTATTTTTTAAAAAACATAAGGTACACGTGGTAAGTTCGATGCCGCACTGGACACGAGGAAAAACAGACAAACAACGCGGTGATGGGGTTTTTGATAAATCCATTCAGGCCTTAAAAGACCTCAACGCTATAGGTTATGGTATACCTAACAGTGAACTAAAATTAGATTTGGTTTACAATCCATCAGGCGCGTTTTTACCAGGTGATCAAGCGTCGTTGGAAAAAGATTTCAAAAAGGCTTTAAAAGAAGATTTTAACATCGAATTTCATCACCTATTTGCCATTACAAATCTTCCTATTTCAAGGTTTTTAGATTACCTAGTTGCTTCTGAAAACTATGAAGATTACATGTACGCCTTAGTAGAAGCCTATAACCCATTAGCCGTTAAAAGCGTTATGTGTACCAACACAATTTCTGTTAGTTGGGACGGGGTTTTATATGATTGCGATTTTAACCAAATGCTGGAGCTTCCAGTGAATAGCCCTGTGAAGCATATTTCCGACTATAATGAAAACTTGTTAGAAGGGAGACATATTACGATTTCCCAACATTGTTATGGTTGTACAGCTGGAGCAGGAAGCAGTTGCCAAGGTGTGGTTACTTAA